One Phycisphaera mikurensis NBRC 102666 DNA window includes the following coding sequences:
- a CDS encoding prepilin-type N-terminal cleavage/methylation domain-containing protein, which yields MRTRTPAAPSATAFTLIELLVVISIIALLIGLLLPALGAARETSRMAKCLSNNRQMAISTVNFAYAGAQPVRPAGASRDASLLPSVGFSHGGSTYSEQGSWFFLLQDFSDGTLAWRCDSDESPAWETPQGSPSRLRRVSYATNFLLSGLSRSIAPSGRPYRTYADLDKIPAPSATCFIVELAEESSSGFATADHVHPETWTGNLPAMRNQIELEQHAGKANYAFLDGHASTEQREGVYDLDPASVIPNLIWRANAFDPEVAR from the coding sequence GTGCGCACCCGCACCCCCGCCGCCCCCTCGGCGACGGCCTTCACGCTCATCGAGCTGCTGGTCGTCATCTCCATCATCGCCCTGCTGATCGGGCTGCTGCTGCCGGCGTTGGGCGCGGCGCGGGAGACCAGCCGGATGGCCAAGTGCCTCAGCAACAACCGGCAGATGGCGATCTCGACGGTCAACTTCGCCTACGCCGGTGCGCAGCCCGTGCGTCCGGCCGGCGCGTCCCGCGACGCGTCGCTGCTGCCCAGCGTCGGCTTCAGCCACGGCGGCAGCACCTACTCCGAGCAGGGGTCGTGGTTCTTCCTGCTGCAGGACTTCTCCGACGGAACGCTCGCCTGGCGGTGCGACTCCGACGAGAGCCCCGCGTGGGAGACGCCCCAGGGCAGCCCGTCGCGGCTGCGCCGGGTGAGCTACGCCACCAACTTCCTGTTGAGCGGCTTGAGCAGATCGATCGCGCCCTCGGGCCGGCCCTACCGCACCTACGCGGACCTGGACAAGATCCCGGCTCCGTCGGCCACCTGCTTCATCGTGGAGCTCGCCGAGGAAAGCTCGTCCGGCTTCGCGACGGCGGACCACGTCCACCCCGAGACCTGGACCGGCAACCTGCCGGCCATGCGGAACCAGATCGAGCTCGAGCAGCACGCCGGCAAGGCGAACTACGCCTTCCTGGACGGCCACGCCTCCACCGAGCAGCGTGAGGGCGTGTACGACCTGGATCCCGCTTCGGTGATCCCCAACCTGATCTGGCGTGCGAACGCCTTCGACCCGGAGGTCGCCCGCTAA
- a CDS encoding PEP-CTERM sorting domain-containing protein (PEP-CTERM proteins occur, often in large numbers, in the proteomes of bacteria that also encode an exosortase, a predicted intramembrane cysteine proteinase. The presence of a PEP-CTERM domain at a protein's C-terminus predicts cleavage within the sorting domain, followed by covalent anchoring to some some component of the (usually Gram-negative) cell surface. Many PEP-CTERM proteins exhibit an unusual sequence composition that includes large numbers of potential glycosylation sites. Expression of one such protein has been shown restore the ability of a bacterium to form floc, a type of biofilm.), translating into MTTLSTLSTRVALGAAAAVLAFPAAADGEGDGAPHVAVAQELTGELEIEYEVDAGLDESVTPVRLTLDTSAYSTLYAGFRTFPVNDTPSPNDDLGFVSEVEGVDEEGAALSESIGLRLLSKDADFAIFDGTTEILASPNATFSLGNAFDFHPVWVLRTQDQGFLGTSDASLEVFSEATGDSIGTFDVRLAVPEPTTAALFGIAGTLLLRRRRDARA; encoded by the coding sequence ATGACGACCCTTTCCACCCTCAGCACCCGCGTCGCCCTCGGCGCCGCCGCCGCCGTCCTCGCCTTCCCCGCCGCGGCCGACGGCGAGGGCGACGGCGCCCCGCACGTCGCCGTCGCGCAGGAGCTCACCGGCGAGCTGGAGATCGAGTACGAGGTCGACGCCGGCCTCGACGAGTCCGTGACGCCGGTCCGGCTCACGCTCGACACCTCGGCTTACAGCACCCTCTACGCGGGCTTCCGCACCTTCCCCGTCAACGACACGCCCAGCCCCAACGACGACCTCGGCTTCGTGTCGGAGGTCGAGGGCGTCGACGAGGAGGGGGCGGCGCTCTCGGAGAGCATCGGCCTCCGTCTCCTGAGCAAGGACGCGGACTTCGCCATCTTCGACGGCACGACCGAGATCCTCGCCTCGCCCAACGCGACCTTCAGCCTCGGCAACGCCTTCGACTTCCACCCGGTCTGGGTGCTCCGCACGCAGGACCAGGGCTTCTTGGGCACCTCCGACGCCTCGCTGGAGGTGTTCTCCGAGGCCACCGGTGACTCGATCGGCACCTTCGACGTCCGCCTGGCCGTCCCCGAGCCGACCACCGCCGCGCTCTTCGGCATCGCCGGCACGCTGCTGCTCCGCCGCCGCCGCGACGCGCGGGCCTGA
- a CDS encoding DUF6263 family protein, producing the protein MPNKLAGSGTAPLLALAASLIVAAPAPAAAAETIRLRLNPPVGEAVRQRMVMEMRMRQPVPGQDKPMDVRTDMTLETSMVTLDEKPAEGDFVLATTIQRATMELDVPNAEPMRYDSDDPGPPAEGPAAAAFGPLAAMIGETVRATMTDRGVVVDADTGNLAVAEEAQGTIESMLGGQPQLPEGPIAVGDRWEQSVEIAAPGGLPVEVAMGWTLTGFDDASARFDVDGDNEMNLQPGGGATVRMQIRTSGTATLDRATGLAREMDLTQTITGETAAGAMTLPMEMTIKTKVRTLD; encoded by the coding sequence ATGCCCAACAAGCTCGCCGGAAGCGGCACCGCCCCCTTGCTCGCCCTCGCGGCCTCGCTCATCGTTGCCGCTCCCGCGCCCGCCGCCGCGGCGGAGACGATCCGGCTCCGCCTGAACCCCCCGGTCGGCGAAGCCGTCCGCCAGCGGATGGTCATGGAGATGCGGATGCGGCAGCCGGTTCCGGGGCAGGACAAGCCGATGGACGTGCGCACCGACATGACCCTGGAGACCTCGATGGTCACGCTCGACGAGAAGCCCGCCGAAGGCGACTTCGTCCTCGCGACGACGATCCAGCGGGCGACGATGGAACTCGACGTTCCCAACGCCGAGCCGATGCGCTACGACAGCGACGATCCCGGGCCGCCCGCGGAGGGACCCGCGGCGGCGGCTTTCGGGCCGTTGGCGGCCATGATCGGCGAGACGGTGCGGGCGACGATGACCGACCGCGGCGTCGTGGTCGACGCCGACACCGGCAACCTCGCGGTGGCGGAGGAGGCGCAAGGGACGATCGAGTCGATGCTGGGGGGCCAGCCGCAGCTCCCCGAGGGTCCGATTGCCGTCGGCGACCGCTGGGAGCAGAGCGTGGAGATCGCCGCGCCCGGCGGCCTGCCCGTGGAGGTGGCCATGGGCTGGACACTGACCGGCTTCGACGACGCGTCCGCGCGCTTCGACGTGGACGGCGACAACGAGATGAACCTCCAGCCCGGCGGCGGGGCGACCGTGCGGATGCAGATCCGCACGTCCGGCACCGCCACCCTCGACCGGGCGACGGGCCTCGCCCGCGAGATGGACCTCACGCAGACCATCACCGGGGAAACCGCGGCCGGCGCGATGACGCTCCCGATGGAGATGACGATCAAGACGAAGGTCCGGACGCTGGACTAG
- a CDS encoding HNH endonuclease — protein MASKHPKRTPTPRSPAPGGGGVVSAVLDRGTGPVAAGVASALDSHVLVLNKMWMAIRVVDGRGAFQLLCRSMAEVIRVDDGSYQGHTLESWADVADTLRSLRKADPGVAHYDWVRTVRADLPVPKVIRLLGYDKLPAQGVKLNRRNIFARDKNLCQYCGGSFPTSELSLDHVVPRSQGGGTSWENLVCSCVRCNSRKGGRTPKQAQMPLITVPVRPRRNPVLSVRVGSAKYASWKAFLDNAYWSVELR, from the coding sequence ATGGCCTCCAAGCACCCGAAGCGAACCCCAACGCCCCGCTCGCCCGCTCCCGGCGGCGGCGGCGTGGTCTCCGCCGTGCTCGACCGCGGCACGGGGCCGGTCGCCGCCGGCGTGGCCAGCGCGCTGGACAGCCACGTGCTCGTGCTCAACAAGATGTGGATGGCGATCCGCGTGGTCGACGGCCGCGGCGCGTTCCAGCTGCTGTGCCGCTCGATGGCCGAAGTCATCCGCGTCGACGACGGCAGCTACCAGGGGCACACGCTGGAGAGCTGGGCCGACGTGGCGGACACCCTCCGCTCCTTGCGGAAGGCGGATCCGGGCGTCGCGCACTACGACTGGGTGCGGACCGTCCGCGCCGACCTGCCGGTGCCCAAGGTCATCCGCCTGCTCGGCTACGACAAGCTGCCCGCCCAGGGCGTGAAGCTGAACCGCCGCAACATCTTCGCCCGCGACAAGAACCTCTGCCAGTACTGCGGCGGGAGCTTCCCGACGAGCGAGCTGTCGCTCGACCACGTCGTCCCGCGCAGCCAGGGCGGCGGCACCAGCTGGGAGAACCTCGTGTGCTCGTGCGTCCGATGCAACAGCCGCAAGGGCGGGCGGACGCCCAAGCAGGCGCAGATGCCGCTGATCACGGTGCCGGTGCGGCCGCGGCGGAACCCGGTGCTCTCGGTGCGCGTGGGCTCGGCGAAGTACGCGTCGTGGAAGGCTTTCCTGGACAACGCGTACTGGTCGGTGGAGCTGCGGTAG
- the lpxD gene encoding UDP-3-O-(3-hydroxymyristoyl)glucosamine N-acyltransferase, with the protein MSGTPRSEPDFRLPADAGAVAALVGGELESGDADARITALAMLHEAEPTDLSFVAVQAWAGRYAASRAGVVMASRGVQLPPRADGHHAPVIRVADADLGMARLLEAITPADEAPAAGVHAQALVDPTADVGDGVSIGPGCTVGPRVRLGDGCVLHAGSHVYADAVIGPGGTLWPGVVIRERTRIGARFLAHANVVIGGDGFGFRGDAGDDGRPIIRKVPHLGNVVIGDDVELGACTCVDKGKFGSTRIGNQTKIDNHVQVGHNVVIGDLVVISGCCAIAGSCVIGDGVMVGGATAFADHVTIGPGTKLAGGSQVMADVPAGVEWGGIPAQHFKDRIRQEVAVRKLPDLLKRLKRSGLEL; encoded by the coding sequence GTGAGCGGAACCCCCCGGAGCGAACCCGACTTCCGCCTCCCGGCCGACGCCGGCGCGGTCGCCGCGCTTGTGGGTGGCGAGCTGGAGAGCGGCGACGCCGACGCCCGCATCACCGCCCTGGCGATGCTCCACGAGGCGGAGCCGACGGACCTCTCGTTCGTCGCGGTCCAGGCCTGGGCCGGCCGCTACGCCGCCTCGCGAGCCGGCGTGGTCATGGCCAGCCGCGGCGTGCAACTCCCGCCCCGCGCCGACGGCCACCACGCCCCGGTGATCCGCGTGGCCGACGCCGACCTGGGCATGGCCCGCCTGCTCGAGGCGATCACGCCCGCGGACGAGGCCCCCGCCGCGGGCGTGCACGCGCAAGCCCTGGTCGACCCGACGGCGGACGTTGGAGACGGCGTCTCCATCGGCCCCGGCTGCACCGTCGGGCCGCGGGTCCGGCTCGGCGACGGCTGCGTGCTCCACGCCGGCAGCCACGTCTACGCCGACGCGGTGATCGGCCCGGGCGGGACGCTCTGGCCCGGCGTGGTGATCCGCGAACGGACCCGCATCGGCGCCCGCTTCCTCGCCCACGCGAACGTGGTCATCGGCGGCGACGGCTTCGGCTTCCGCGGCGACGCGGGCGACGACGGGCGGCCGATCATCCGCAAGGTCCCGCACCTGGGCAACGTCGTCATCGGCGACGACGTCGAGCTGGGCGCCTGCACCTGCGTGGACAAGGGCAAGTTCGGCTCCACCCGCATCGGGAACCAGACCAAGATCGACAACCACGTGCAGGTCGGGCACAACGTGGTCATCGGCGACCTGGTGGTCATCTCCGGCTGCTGCGCCATCGCCGGCTCCTGCGTGATCGGCGACGGCGTGATGGTCGGCGGCGCCACCGCCTTCGCCGACCACGTCACCATCGGCCCCGGCACCAAGCTCGCCGGCGGCAGCCAGGTGATGGCCGACGTGCCCGCCGGCGTGGAGTGGGGCGGCATCCCCGCCCAGCACTTCAAGGACCGGATCCGCCAGGAGGTGGCGGTCCGCAAGCTGCCGGACCTTCTGAAGCGGTTGAAGCGATCAGGCCTCGAGCTGTGA